Proteins encoded in a region of the Homo sapiens chromosome 20, GRCh38.p14 Primary Assembly genome:
- the ENTPD6 gene encoding ectonucleoside triphosphate diphosphohydrolase 6 isoform 2 (isoform 2 is encoded by transcript variant 2), producing MQPQHGPWQTRMRKISNHGSLRVAKVAYPLGLCVGVFIYVAYIKWHRATATQAFFSITRAAPGARWGQQAHSPLGTAADGHEVFYGIMFDAGSTGTRVHVFQFTRPPRETPTLTHETFKALKPGLSAYADDVEKSAQGIRELLDVAKQDIPFDFWKATPLVLKATAGLRLLPGEKAQKLLQKVKKVFKASPFLVGDDCVSIMNGTDEGVSAWITINFLTGSLKTPGGSSVGMLDLGGGSTQIAFLPRVEGTLQASPPGYLTALRMFNRTYKLYSYSYLGLGLMSARLAILGGVEGQPAKDGKELVSPCLSPSFKGEWEHAEVTYRVSGQKAAASLHELCAARVSEVLQNRVHRTEEVKHVDFYAFSYYYDLAAGVGLIDAEKGGSLVVGDFEIAAKYVCRTLETQPQSSPFSCMDLTYVSLLLQEFGFPRSKVLKLTRKIDNVETSWALGAIFHYIDSLNRQKSPAS from the exons CAGCCGCAGCACGGTCCTTGGCAAACAAGGATGAGAAAAATATCCAACCACGGGAGCCTGCGGGTGGCGAAGGTGGCATACCCCCTGGGGCTGTGTGTGGGCGTGTTCATCTATGTTGCCTACATCAAGTGGCACCGGGCCACCGCCACCCAGGCCTTCTTCAGCATCACCAGGGCAGCCCCGGGGGCCCGGTGGGGTCAGCAGGCCCACAGCCCCCTGGGGACAGCTGCAGACGGGCACGAGGTCTTCTACGGGATCATGTTTGATGCAGGAAGCACTGGCACCCGAGTACACGTCTTCCAGTTCACCCGGCCCCCCAGAG AAACTCCCACGTTAACCCACGAAACCTTCAAAGCACTGAAGCCAGGTCTTTCTGCCTATGCTGATGATGTTGAAAAG AGCGCTCAGGGAATCCGGGAACTACTGGATGTTGCTAAACAGGACATTCCGTTCGACTTCTGGAAGGCCACCCCTCTGGTCCTCAAGGCCACAGCTGGCTTACGCCTGTTACCTGGAGAAAAGGCCCAGAAGTTACTGCAGAAG gtgaaaaaagtatttaaagcaTCGCCTTTCCTTGTAGGGGATGACTGTGTTTCCATCATGAACGGAACAGATGAAG GCGTTTCGGCGTGGATCACCATCAACTTCCTGACAG GCAGCTTGAAAACTCCAGGAGGGAGCAGCGTGGGCATGCTGGACTTGGGCGGAGGATCCACTCAGATCGCCTTCCTGCCACGCGTGGAG GGCACCCTGCAGGCCTCCCCACCCGGCTACCTGACGGCACTGCGGATGTTTAACAGGACCTACAAGCTCTATTCCTACAG CTACCTCGGGCTCGGGCTGATGTCGGCACGCCTGGCGATCCTGGGCGGCGTGGAGGGGCAGCCTG CTAAGGATGGAAAGGAGTTGGTCAGCCCTTGCTTGTCTCCCAGTTTCAAAGGAGAGTGGGAACACGCAGAAGTCACGTACAGGGTTTCAGGGCAGAAAGCAG CGGCAAGCCTGCACGAGCTGTGTGCTGCCAGAGTGTCAGAGGTCCTTCAAAACAGAGTGCACAGGACGGAGGAAGTGAAGCATGTGGACTTCTATGCTTTCTCCTACTATTACGACCTTGCAGCTGGTGTGGGCCTCATAG ATGCGGAGAAGGGAGGCAGCCTGGTGGTGGGGGACTTCGAGATCGCAGCCAAGTACG TGTGTCGGACCCTGGAGACACAGCCGCAGAGCAGCCCCTTCTCATGCATGGACCTCACCTACGTCAGCCTGCTACTCCAGGAGTTCGGCTTTCCCAGGAGCAAAGTGCTGAAG CTCACTCGGAAAATTGACAATGTTGAGACCAGCTGGGCTCTGGGGGCCATTTTTCATTACATCGACTCCCTGAACAGACAGAAGAGTCCAGCCTCATAG
- the ENTPD6 gene encoding ectonucleoside triphosphate diphosphohydrolase 6 isoform X8, with amino-acid sequence MQPQHGPWQTRMRKISNHGSLRVAKVAYPLGLCVGVFIYVAYIKWHRATATQAFFSITRAAPGARWGQQAHSPLGTAADGHEVFYGIMFDAGSTGTRVHVFQFTRPPRETPTLTHETFKALKPGLSAYADDVEKSAQGIRELLDVAKQDIPFDFWKATPLVLKATAGLRLLPGEKAQKLLQKVKKVFKASPFLVGDDCVSIMNGTDEGVSAWITINFLTGSLKTPGGSSVGMLDLGGGSTQIAFLPRVEGTLQASPPGYLTALRMFNRTYKLYSYSYLGLGLMSARLAILGGVEGQPAASLHELCAARVSEVLQNRVHRTEEVKHVDFYAFSYYYDLAAGVGLIDAEKGGSLVVGDFEIAAKYGGSHLEREGTCLIPSVSDPGDTAAEQPLLMHGPHLRQPATPGVRLSQEQSAEAHSEN; translated from the exons CAGCCGCAGCACGGTCCTTGGCAAACAAGGATGAGAAAAATATCCAACCACGGGAGCCTGCGGGTGGCGAAGGTGGCATACCCCCTGGGGCTGTGTGTGGGCGTGTTCATCTATGTTGCCTACATCAAGTGGCACCGGGCCACCGCCACCCAGGCCTTCTTCAGCATCACCAGGGCAGCCCCGGGGGCCCGGTGGGGTCAGCAGGCCCACAGCCCCCTGGGGACAGCTGCAGACGGGCACGAGGTCTTCTACGGGATCATGTTTGATGCAGGAAGCACTGGCACCCGAGTACACGTCTTCCAGTTCACCCGGCCCCCCAGAG AAACTCCCACGTTAACCCACGAAACCTTCAAAGCACTGAAGCCAGGTCTTTCTGCCTATGCTGATGATGTTGAAAAG AGCGCTCAGGGAATCCGGGAACTACTGGATGTTGCTAAACAGGACATTCCGTTCGACTTCTGGAAGGCCACCCCTCTGGTCCTCAAGGCCACAGCTGGCTTACGCCTGTTACCTGGAGAAAAGGCCCAGAAGTTACTGCAGAAG gtgaaaaaagtatttaaagcaTCGCCTTTCCTTGTAGGGGATGACTGTGTTTCCATCATGAACGGAACAGATGAAG GCGTTTCGGCGTGGATCACCATCAACTTCCTGACAG GCAGCTTGAAAACTCCAGGAGGGAGCAGCGTGGGCATGCTGGACTTGGGCGGAGGATCCACTCAGATCGCCTTCCTGCCACGCGTGGAG GGCACCCTGCAGGCCTCCCCACCCGGCTACCTGACGGCACTGCGGATGTTTAACAGGACCTACAAGCTCTATTCCTACAG CTACCTCGGGCTCGGGCTGATGTCGGCACGCCTGGCGATCCTGGGCGGCGTGGAGGGGCAGCCTG CGGCAAGCCTGCACGAGCTGTGTGCTGCCAGAGTGTCAGAGGTCCTTCAAAACAGAGTGCACAGGACGGAGGAAGTGAAGCATGTGGACTTCTATGCTTTCTCCTACTATTACGACCTTGCAGCTGGTGTGGGCCTCATAG ATGCGGAGAAGGGAGGCAGCCTGGTGGTGGGGGACTTCGAGATCGCAGCCAAGTACG GTGGGAGTCACCTGGAGCGTGAAGGGACGTGTCTCATCCCCAGTGTGTCGGACCCTGGAGACACAGCCGCAGAGCAGCCCCTTCTCATGCATGGACCTCACCTACGTCAGCCTGCTACTCCAGGAGTTCGGCTTTCCCAGGAGCAAAGTGCTGAAG CTCACTCGGAAAATTGA
- the ENTPD6 gene encoding ectonucleoside triphosphate diphosphohydrolase 6 isoform 12 (isoform 12 is encoded by transcript variant 16): MKKGIRYETSRKTSYIFQQPQHGPWQTRMRKISNHGSLRVAKVAYPLGLCVGVFIYVAYIKWHRATATQAFFSITRAAPGARWGQQAHSPLGTAADGHEVFYGIMFDAGSTGTRVHVFQFTRPPRETPTLTHETFKALKPGLSAYADDVEKSAQGIRELLDVAKQDIPFDFWKATPLVLKATAGLRLLPGEKAQKLLQKVKKVFKASPFLVGDDCVSIMNGTDEGVSAWITINFLTGSLKTPGGSSVGMLDLGGGSTQIAFLPRVEGTLQASPPGYLTALRMFNRTYKLYSYSYLGLGLMSARLAILGGVEGQPAASLHELCAARVSEVLQNRVHRTEEVKHVDFYAFSYYYDLAAGVGLIDAEKGGSLVVGDFEIAAKYVCRTLETQPQSSPFSCMDLTYVSLLLQEFGFPRSKVLKLTRKIDNVETSWALGAIFHYIDSLNRQKSPAS, translated from the exons CAGCCGCAGCACGGTCCTTGGCAAACAAGGATGAGAAAAATATCCAACCACGGGAGCCTGCGGGTGGCGAAGGTGGCATACCCCCTGGGGCTGTGTGTGGGCGTGTTCATCTATGTTGCCTACATCAAGTGGCACCGGGCCACCGCCACCCAGGCCTTCTTCAGCATCACCAGGGCAGCCCCGGGGGCCCGGTGGGGTCAGCAGGCCCACAGCCCCCTGGGGACAGCTGCAGACGGGCACGAGGTCTTCTACGGGATCATGTTTGATGCAGGAAGCACTGGCACCCGAGTACACGTCTTCCAGTTCACCCGGCCCCCCAGAG AAACTCCCACGTTAACCCACGAAACCTTCAAAGCACTGAAGCCAGGTCTTTCTGCCTATGCTGATGATGTTGAAAAG AGCGCTCAGGGAATCCGGGAACTACTGGATGTTGCTAAACAGGACATTCCGTTCGACTTCTGGAAGGCCACCCCTCTGGTCCTCAAGGCCACAGCTGGCTTACGCCTGTTACCTGGAGAAAAGGCCCAGAAGTTACTGCAGAAG gtgaaaaaagtatttaaagcaTCGCCTTTCCTTGTAGGGGATGACTGTGTTTCCATCATGAACGGAACAGATGAAG GCGTTTCGGCGTGGATCACCATCAACTTCCTGACAG GCAGCTTGAAAACTCCAGGAGGGAGCAGCGTGGGCATGCTGGACTTGGGCGGAGGATCCACTCAGATCGCCTTCCTGCCACGCGTGGAG GGCACCCTGCAGGCCTCCCCACCCGGCTACCTGACGGCACTGCGGATGTTTAACAGGACCTACAAGCTCTATTCCTACAG CTACCTCGGGCTCGGGCTGATGTCGGCACGCCTGGCGATCCTGGGCGGCGTGGAGGGGCAGCCTG CGGCAAGCCTGCACGAGCTGTGTGCTGCCAGAGTGTCAGAGGTCCTTCAAAACAGAGTGCACAGGACGGAGGAAGTGAAGCATGTGGACTTCTATGCTTTCTCCTACTATTACGACCTTGCAGCTGGTGTGGGCCTCATAG ATGCGGAGAAGGGAGGCAGCCTGGTGGTGGGGGACTTCGAGATCGCAGCCAAGTACG TGTGTCGGACCCTGGAGACACAGCCGCAGAGCAGCCCCTTCTCATGCATGGACCTCACCTACGTCAGCCTGCTACTCCAGGAGTTCGGCTTTCCCAGGAGCAAAGTGCTGAAG CTCACTCGGAAAATTGACAATGTTGAGACCAGCTGGGCTCTGGGGGCCATTTTTCATTACATCGACTCCCTGAACAGACAGAAGAGTCCAGCCTCATAG
- the ENTPD6 gene encoding ectonucleoside triphosphate diphosphohydrolase 6 isoform 8 (isoform 8 is encoded by transcript variant 12): MQPQHGPWQTRMRKISNHGSLRVAKVAYPLGLCVGVFIYVAYIKWHRATATQAFFSITRAAPGARWGQQAHSPLGTAADGHEVFYGIMFDAGSTGTRVHVFQFTRPPRETPTLTHETFKALKPGLSAYADDVEKSAQGIRELLDVAKQDIPFDFWKATPLVLKATAGLRLLPGEKAQKLLQKVKKVFKASPFLVGDDCVSIMNGTDEGVSAWITINFLTGSLKTPGGSSVGMLDLGGGSTQIAFLPRVEGTLQASPPGYLTALRMFNRTYKLYSYSYLGLGLMSARLAILGGVEGQPAASLHELCAARVSEVLQNRVHRTEEVKHVDFYAFSYYYDLAAGVGLIDAEKGGSLVVGDFEIAAKYVCRTLETQPQSSPFSCMDLTYVSLLLQEFGFPRSKVLKLTRKIDNVETSWALGAIFHYIDSLNRQKSPAS, from the exons CAGCCGCAGCACGGTCCTTGGCAAACAAGGATGAGAAAAATATCCAACCACGGGAGCCTGCGGGTGGCGAAGGTGGCATACCCCCTGGGGCTGTGTGTGGGCGTGTTCATCTATGTTGCCTACATCAAGTGGCACCGGGCCACCGCCACCCAGGCCTTCTTCAGCATCACCAGGGCAGCCCCGGGGGCCCGGTGGGGTCAGCAGGCCCACAGCCCCCTGGGGACAGCTGCAGACGGGCACGAGGTCTTCTACGGGATCATGTTTGATGCAGGAAGCACTGGCACCCGAGTACACGTCTTCCAGTTCACCCGGCCCCCCAGAG AAACTCCCACGTTAACCCACGAAACCTTCAAAGCACTGAAGCCAGGTCTTTCTGCCTATGCTGATGATGTTGAAAAG AGCGCTCAGGGAATCCGGGAACTACTGGATGTTGCTAAACAGGACATTCCGTTCGACTTCTGGAAGGCCACCCCTCTGGTCCTCAAGGCCACAGCTGGCTTACGCCTGTTACCTGGAGAAAAGGCCCAGAAGTTACTGCAGAAG gtgaaaaaagtatttaaagcaTCGCCTTTCCTTGTAGGGGATGACTGTGTTTCCATCATGAACGGAACAGATGAAG GCGTTTCGGCGTGGATCACCATCAACTTCCTGACAG GCAGCTTGAAAACTCCAGGAGGGAGCAGCGTGGGCATGCTGGACTTGGGCGGAGGATCCACTCAGATCGCCTTCCTGCCACGCGTGGAG GGCACCCTGCAGGCCTCCCCACCCGGCTACCTGACGGCACTGCGGATGTTTAACAGGACCTACAAGCTCTATTCCTACAG CTACCTCGGGCTCGGGCTGATGTCGGCACGCCTGGCGATCCTGGGCGGCGTGGAGGGGCAGCCTG CGGCAAGCCTGCACGAGCTGTGTGCTGCCAGAGTGTCAGAGGTCCTTCAAAACAGAGTGCACAGGACGGAGGAAGTGAAGCATGTGGACTTCTATGCTTTCTCCTACTATTACGACCTTGCAGCTGGTGTGGGCCTCATAG ATGCGGAGAAGGGAGGCAGCCTGGTGGTGGGGGACTTCGAGATCGCAGCCAAGTACG TGTGTCGGACCCTGGAGACACAGCCGCAGAGCAGCCCCTTCTCATGCATGGACCTCACCTACGTCAGCCTGCTACTCCAGGAGTTCGGCTTTCCCAGGAGCAAAGTGCTGAAG CTCACTCGGAAAATTGACAATGTTGAGACCAGCTGGGCTCTGGGGGCCATTTTTCATTACATCGACTCCCTGAACAGACAGAAGAGTCCAGCCTCATAG
- the ENTPD6 gene encoding ectonucleoside triphosphate diphosphohydrolase 6 isoform 7 (isoform 7 is encoded by transcript variant 11), translating to MQPQHGPWQTRMRKISNHGSLRVAKVAYPLGLCVGVFIYVAYIKWHRATATQAFFSITRAAPGARWGQQAHSPLGTAADGHEVFYGIMFDAGSTGTRVHVFQFTRPPRETPTLTHETFKALKPGLSAYADDVEKVKKVFKASPFLVGDDCVSIMNGTDEGVSAWITINFLTGSLKTPGGSSVGMLDLGGGSTQIAFLPRVEGTLQASPPGYLTALRMFNRTYKLYSYSYLGLGLMSARLAILGGVEGQPAKDGKELVSPCLSPSFKGEWEHAEVTYRVSGQKAAASLHELCAARVSEVLQNRVHRTEEVKHVDFYAFSYYYDLAAGVGLIDAEKGGSLVVGDFEIAAKYVCRTLETQPQSSPFSCMDLTYVSLLLQEFGFPRSKVLKLTRKIDNVETSWALGAIFHYIDSLNRQKSPAS from the exons CAGCCGCAGCACGGTCCTTGGCAAACAAGGATGAGAAAAATATCCAACCACGGGAGCCTGCGGGTGGCGAAGGTGGCATACCCCCTGGGGCTGTGTGTGGGCGTGTTCATCTATGTTGCCTACATCAAGTGGCACCGGGCCACCGCCACCCAGGCCTTCTTCAGCATCACCAGGGCAGCCCCGGGGGCCCGGTGGGGTCAGCAGGCCCACAGCCCCCTGGGGACAGCTGCAGACGGGCACGAGGTCTTCTACGGGATCATGTTTGATGCAGGAAGCACTGGCACCCGAGTACACGTCTTCCAGTTCACCCGGCCCCCCAGAG AAACTCCCACGTTAACCCACGAAACCTTCAAAGCACTGAAGCCAGGTCTTTCTGCCTATGCTGATGATGTTGAAAAG gtgaaaaaagtatttaaagcaTCGCCTTTCCTTGTAGGGGATGACTGTGTTTCCATCATGAACGGAACAGATGAAG GCGTTTCGGCGTGGATCACCATCAACTTCCTGACAG GCAGCTTGAAAACTCCAGGAGGGAGCAGCGTGGGCATGCTGGACTTGGGCGGAGGATCCACTCAGATCGCCTTCCTGCCACGCGTGGAG GGCACCCTGCAGGCCTCCCCACCCGGCTACCTGACGGCACTGCGGATGTTTAACAGGACCTACAAGCTCTATTCCTACAG CTACCTCGGGCTCGGGCTGATGTCGGCACGCCTGGCGATCCTGGGCGGCGTGGAGGGGCAGCCTG CTAAGGATGGAAAGGAGTTGGTCAGCCCTTGCTTGTCTCCCAGTTTCAAAGGAGAGTGGGAACACGCAGAAGTCACGTACAGGGTTTCAGGGCAGAAAGCAG CGGCAAGCCTGCACGAGCTGTGTGCTGCCAGAGTGTCAGAGGTCCTTCAAAACAGAGTGCACAGGACGGAGGAAGTGAAGCATGTGGACTTCTATGCTTTCTCCTACTATTACGACCTTGCAGCTGGTGTGGGCCTCATAG ATGCGGAGAAGGGAGGCAGCCTGGTGGTGGGGGACTTCGAGATCGCAGCCAAGTACG TGTGTCGGACCCTGGAGACACAGCCGCAGAGCAGCCCCTTCTCATGCATGGACCTCACCTACGTCAGCCTGCTACTCCAGGAGTTCGGCTTTCCCAGGAGCAAAGTGCTGAAG CTCACTCGGAAAATTGACAATGTTGAGACCAGCTGGGCTCTGGGGGCCATTTTTCATTACATCGACTCCCTGAACAGACAGAAGAGTCCAGCCTCATAG
- the ENTPD6 gene encoding ectonucleoside triphosphate diphosphohydrolase 6 isoform 14 (isoform 14 is encoded by transcript variant 19), with protein MQPQHGPWQTRMRKISNHGSLRVAKVAYPLGLCVGVFIYVAYIKWHRATATQAFFSITRAAPGARWGQQAHSPLGTAADGHEVFYGIMFDAGSTGTRVHVFQFTRPPRETPTLTHETFKALKPGLSAYADDVEKSAQGIRELLDVAKQDIPFDFWKATPLVLKATAGLRLLPGEKAQKLLQKVKKVFKASPFLVGDDCVSIMNGTDEGVSAWITINFLTGSLKTPGGSSVGMLDLGGGSTQIAFLPRVEGTLQASPPGYLTALRMFNRTYKLYSYSYLGLGLMSARLAILGGVEGQPAKDGKELVSPCLSPSFKGEWEHAEVTYRVSGQKAAASLHELCAARVSEVLQNRVHRTEEVKHVDFYAFSYYYDLAAGVGLIDAEKGGSLVVGDFEIAAKYGGSHLEREGTCLIPSVSDPGDTAAEQPLLMHGPHLRQPATPGVRLSQEQSAEAHSEN; from the exons CAGCCGCAGCACGGTCCTTGGCAAACAAGGATGAGAAAAATATCCAACCACGGGAGCCTGCGGGTGGCGAAGGTGGCATACCCCCTGGGGCTGTGTGTGGGCGTGTTCATCTATGTTGCCTACATCAAGTGGCACCGGGCCACCGCCACCCAGGCCTTCTTCAGCATCACCAGGGCAGCCCCGGGGGCCCGGTGGGGTCAGCAGGCCCACAGCCCCCTGGGGACAGCTGCAGACGGGCACGAGGTCTTCTACGGGATCATGTTTGATGCAGGAAGCACTGGCACCCGAGTACACGTCTTCCAGTTCACCCGGCCCCCCAGAG AAACTCCCACGTTAACCCACGAAACCTTCAAAGCACTGAAGCCAGGTCTTTCTGCCTATGCTGATGATGTTGAAAAG AGCGCTCAGGGAATCCGGGAACTACTGGATGTTGCTAAACAGGACATTCCGTTCGACTTCTGGAAGGCCACCCCTCTGGTCCTCAAGGCCACAGCTGGCTTACGCCTGTTACCTGGAGAAAAGGCCCAGAAGTTACTGCAGAAG gtgaaaaaagtatttaaagcaTCGCCTTTCCTTGTAGGGGATGACTGTGTTTCCATCATGAACGGAACAGATGAAG GCGTTTCGGCGTGGATCACCATCAACTTCCTGACAG GCAGCTTGAAAACTCCAGGAGGGAGCAGCGTGGGCATGCTGGACTTGGGCGGAGGATCCACTCAGATCGCCTTCCTGCCACGCGTGGAG GGCACCCTGCAGGCCTCCCCACCCGGCTACCTGACGGCACTGCGGATGTTTAACAGGACCTACAAGCTCTATTCCTACAG CTACCTCGGGCTCGGGCTGATGTCGGCACGCCTGGCGATCCTGGGCGGCGTGGAGGGGCAGCCTG CTAAGGATGGAAAGGAGTTGGTCAGCCCTTGCTTGTCTCCCAGTTTCAAAGGAGAGTGGGAACACGCAGAAGTCACGTACAGGGTTTCAGGGCAGAAAGCAG CGGCAAGCCTGCACGAGCTGTGTGCTGCCAGAGTGTCAGAGGTCCTTCAAAACAGAGTGCACAGGACGGAGGAAGTGAAGCATGTGGACTTCTATGCTTTCTCCTACTATTACGACCTTGCAGCTGGTGTGGGCCTCATAG ATGCGGAGAAGGGAGGCAGCCTGGTGGTGGGGGACTTCGAGATCGCAGCCAAGTACG GTGGGAGTCACCTGGAGCGTGAAGGGACGTGTCTCATCCCCAGTGTGTCGGACCCTGGAGACACAGCCGCAGAGCAGCCCCTTCTCATGCATGGACCTCACCTACGTCAGCCTGCTACTCCAGGAGTTCGGCTTTCCCAGGAGCAAAGTGCTGAAG CTCACTCGGAAAATTGA
- the ENTPD6 gene encoding ectonucleoside triphosphate diphosphohydrolase 6 isoform X4, which yields MSPAGKLRVAVSGKQQPQHGPWQTRMRKISNHGSLRVAKVAYPLGLCVGVFIYVAYIKWHRATATQAFFSITRAAPGARWGQQAHSPLGTAADGHEVFYGIMFDAGSTGTRVHVFQFTRPPRETPTLTHETFKALKPGLSAYADDVEKSAQGIRELLDVAKQDIPFDFWKATPLVLKATAGLRLLPGEKAQKLLQKVKKVFKASPFLVGDDCVSIMNGTDEGVSAWITINFLTGSLKTPGGSSVGMLDLGGGSTQIAFLPRVEGTLQASPPGYLTALRMFNRTYKLYSYSYLGLGLMSARLAILGGVEGQPAKDGKELVSPCLSPSFKGEWEHAEVTYRVSGQKAAASLHELCAARVSEVLQNRVHRTEEVKHVDFYAFSYYYDLAAGVGLIDAEKGGSLVVGDFEIAAKYGGSHLEREGTCLIPSVSDPGDTAAEQPLLMHGPHLRQPATPGVRLSQEQSAEAHSEN from the exons CAGCCGCAGCACGGTCCTTGGCAAACAAGGATGAGAAAAATATCCAACCACGGGAGCCTGCGGGTGGCGAAGGTGGCATACCCCCTGGGGCTGTGTGTGGGCGTGTTCATCTATGTTGCCTACATCAAGTGGCACCGGGCCACCGCCACCCAGGCCTTCTTCAGCATCACCAGGGCAGCCCCGGGGGCCCGGTGGGGTCAGCAGGCCCACAGCCCCCTGGGGACAGCTGCAGACGGGCACGAGGTCTTCTACGGGATCATGTTTGATGCAGGAAGCACTGGCACCCGAGTACACGTCTTCCAGTTCACCCGGCCCCCCAGAG AAACTCCCACGTTAACCCACGAAACCTTCAAAGCACTGAAGCCAGGTCTTTCTGCCTATGCTGATGATGTTGAAAAG AGCGCTCAGGGAATCCGGGAACTACTGGATGTTGCTAAACAGGACATTCCGTTCGACTTCTGGAAGGCCACCCCTCTGGTCCTCAAGGCCACAGCTGGCTTACGCCTGTTACCTGGAGAAAAGGCCCAGAAGTTACTGCAGAAG gtgaaaaaagtatttaaagcaTCGCCTTTCCTTGTAGGGGATGACTGTGTTTCCATCATGAACGGAACAGATGAAG GCGTTTCGGCGTGGATCACCATCAACTTCCTGACAG GCAGCTTGAAAACTCCAGGAGGGAGCAGCGTGGGCATGCTGGACTTGGGCGGAGGATCCACTCAGATCGCCTTCCTGCCACGCGTGGAG GGCACCCTGCAGGCCTCCCCACCCGGCTACCTGACGGCACTGCGGATGTTTAACAGGACCTACAAGCTCTATTCCTACAG CTACCTCGGGCTCGGGCTGATGTCGGCACGCCTGGCGATCCTGGGCGGCGTGGAGGGGCAGCCTG CTAAGGATGGAAAGGAGTTGGTCAGCCCTTGCTTGTCTCCCAGTTTCAAAGGAGAGTGGGAACACGCAGAAGTCACGTACAGGGTTTCAGGGCAGAAAGCAG CGGCAAGCCTGCACGAGCTGTGTGCTGCCAGAGTGTCAGAGGTCCTTCAAAACAGAGTGCACAGGACGGAGGAAGTGAAGCATGTGGACTTCTATGCTTTCTCCTACTATTACGACCTTGCAGCTGGTGTGGGCCTCATAG ATGCGGAGAAGGGAGGCAGCCTGGTGGTGGGGGACTTCGAGATCGCAGCCAAGTACG GTGGGAGTCACCTGGAGCGTGAAGGGACGTGTCTCATCCCCAGTGTGTCGGACCCTGGAGACACAGCCGCAGAGCAGCCCCTTCTCATGCATGGACCTCACCTACGTCAGCCTGCTACTCCAGGAGTTCGGCTTTCCCAGGAGCAAAGTGCTGAAG CTCACTCGGAAAATTGA